Proteins encoded by one window of Xanthomonas sp. DAR 80977:
- a CDS encoding KpsF/GutQ family sugar-phosphate isomerase, giving the protein MAVSPLSPAAIDDAGLVASGRRVVEIEQAALGAVGARIGAEFAAACRLILASRGRVVATGMGKSGHVARKIAATLASTGTPAFYVHPGEAGHGDLGMITDADVVLALSYSGESDEILMLLPVLKRQGNAVIAMTGRAQSTLAREADLHLDVSVPAEACPLDLAPTSSTTASLALGDALAVALLDARGFTADDFARSHPAGSLGRRLLLHITDVMHGGDELPQVREDASLSEALVEMSRKRLGMTAVVDGDGRLLGLFTDGDLRRTLDSALDVRQTRIADVMTRQPRTIGADQLAAEAARLMETHKINGLIVVDGDGRAVGALNIHDLLRARVV; this is encoded by the coding sequence ATGGCTGTATCGCCCCTGTCCCCCGCTGCGATCGACGACGCCGGCCTGGTCGCCAGCGGCCGCCGCGTGGTCGAGATCGAGCAGGCCGCGCTGGGCGCGGTCGGCGCGCGCATCGGCGCCGAGTTCGCCGCCGCCTGCCGGCTGATCCTGGCCTCGCGCGGGCGCGTGGTCGCCACCGGCATGGGCAAGTCCGGGCACGTGGCGCGCAAGATCGCCGCCACCCTCGCCTCCACCGGCACCCCGGCGTTCTACGTGCATCCCGGCGAGGCCGGGCATGGCGACCTGGGCATGATCACCGACGCCGACGTGGTCCTGGCGCTGTCCTATTCCGGCGAATCCGACGAGATCCTGATGCTGCTGCCGGTGCTCAAGCGCCAGGGCAACGCGGTGATCGCGATGACCGGCCGCGCCCAGTCCACGCTGGCCCGCGAGGCCGACCTGCACCTGGACGTCAGCGTGCCGGCCGAGGCCTGCCCGCTGGACCTGGCGCCGACCTCCAGCACCACCGCCTCGCTGGCGCTGGGCGATGCGCTGGCGGTGGCGCTGCTGGACGCGCGCGGCTTCACCGCCGACGATTTCGCCCGCTCGCACCCGGCCGGCAGCCTCGGCCGGCGCCTGCTGCTGCACATCACCGACGTGATGCACGGCGGCGACGAGCTGCCGCAGGTGCGCGAGGACGCCAGCCTCAGCGAGGCGCTGGTGGAGATGAGCCGCAAGCGCCTGGGCATGACCGCGGTGGTCGATGGCGACGGGCGCCTGCTCGGCCTGTTCACCGACGGCGACCTGCGCCGCACCCTGGACAGCGCGCTGGACGTGCGCCAGACCCGCATCGCCGACGTGATGACCCGGCAGCCGCGCACGATCGGCGCCGACCAGCTCGCCGCCGAGGCCGCGCGGCTGATGGAAACCCACAAGATCAACGGCTTGATCGTGGTCGATGGCGACGGCCGCGCGGTCGGCGCGCTCAACATTCACGACCTGTTGCGCGCCAGGGTGGTTTAA
- a CDS encoding BolA family protein, with amino-acid sequence MDAETIRKLIEAGLPGARVQVQGDDGVHFEATVVSAAFAGKLPLARHRMVYATLGELMGGAIHALALTTLTPEQAG; translated from the coding sequence TTGGACGCCGAAACCATCCGTAAACTGATCGAGGCCGGCCTGCCTGGCGCGCGCGTGCAGGTGCAGGGCGACGACGGCGTGCACTTCGAGGCCACCGTGGTCAGCGCCGCCTTCGCGGGCAAGCTGCCGCTGGCCCGCCACCGCATGGTGTACGCCACGCTCGGCGAGCTGATGGGCGGGGCGATCCACGCGCTGGCGCTGACCACGCTGACCCCCGAGCAGGCCGGCTGA
- the murA gene encoding UDP-N-acetylglucosamine 1-carboxyvinyltransferase, which translates to MAKIVVTGGNALHGEVNISGAKNAVLPILCATLLADAPVEITNVPQLHDVITTVKLLGELGAEVTIDEGTLARGSAITVDPRKVDQHIAPYELVRTMRASILVLGPLLAKFGAAEVSLPGGCAIGSRPVDQHIKGLQALGAEISVENGYIKATSNGRLKGGRYVFDMVSVTGTENVLMAATLAEGTTVLENAAMEPEVTDLADCLIALGARIEGAGTSRIVVQGVERLSGGRHAVLPDRIETGTFLVAAAMTGGSVTVRRARADTLDAVLDKLAEAGATIETGPDWIRLDMHGKRPRAVSLTTAPYPAFPTDMQAQFMALNCVADGVGVINETIFENRFMHVNELLRLGADIQVEGHTAIVRGSERLSGAPVMATDLRASASLILAGLVADGDTTIDRIYHLDRGYENIEEKLGALGASIRRIA; encoded by the coding sequence ATGGCCAAAATCGTAGTGACCGGCGGCAACGCGCTGCACGGTGAAGTGAACATTTCCGGCGCCAAGAACGCGGTGCTGCCGATCCTGTGCGCGACCCTGCTGGCCGACGCGCCGGTGGAGATCACCAACGTGCCGCAGCTGCACGACGTGATCACCACGGTGAAGCTGCTCGGCGAACTGGGCGCGGAGGTCACCATCGACGAAGGCACCCTGGCGCGCGGCAGCGCGATCACCGTCGATCCGCGCAAGGTCGACCAGCACATCGCGCCGTACGAGCTGGTGCGCACCATGCGCGCCTCGATCCTGGTGCTGGGGCCGCTGCTGGCCAAGTTCGGCGCCGCCGAAGTGTCGCTGCCCGGCGGCTGCGCGATCGGCTCGCGGCCGGTGGACCAGCACATCAAGGGCCTGCAGGCGCTGGGCGCGGAGATCAGCGTCGAGAACGGCTACATCAAGGCCACCAGCAACGGCCGGCTCAAGGGCGGCCGCTACGTGTTCGACATGGTCAGCGTCACCGGCACCGAGAACGTGCTGATGGCCGCGACCCTGGCCGAGGGCACCACGGTGCTGGAGAACGCGGCGATGGAGCCGGAGGTTACCGACCTGGCCGACTGCCTGATCGCGCTCGGTGCCAGGATCGAAGGCGCCGGCACCTCGCGCATCGTGGTGCAGGGCGTGGAACGCCTGTCCGGCGGCCGCCACGCGGTGCTGCCCGACCGCATCGAGACCGGCACCTTCCTGGTCGCCGCGGCGATGACCGGCGGCAGCGTCACCGTGCGCCGCGCGCGCGCCGACACCCTTGACGCGGTGCTGGACAAGCTGGCCGAGGCCGGCGCCACGATCGAGACCGGGCCGGACTGGATCCGCCTGGACATGCACGGCAAGCGCCCGCGCGCGGTCAGCCTGACCACCGCGCCGTACCCGGCGTTCCCGACCGACATGCAGGCGCAGTTCATGGCGCTCAACTGCGTGGCCGACGGCGTCGGCGTGATCAACGAGACGATCTTCGAGAACCGTTTCATGCACGTCAACGAACTGCTGCGCCTGGGCGCGGACATTCAGGTCGAAGGCCATACCGCGATCGTGCGCGGCAGCGAGCGGCTCAGCGGCGCGCCGGTGATGGCCACCGACCTGCGCGCCTCGGCGTCGCTGATCCTGGCCGGGCTGGTCGCCGACGGCGACACCACCATCGACCGCATCTACCACCTGGACCGTGGCTACGAGAACATCGAGGAGAAGCTGGGGGCGCTGGGCGCGTCCATCCGGCGCATCGCATGA
- a CDS encoding EF-hand domain-containing protein, producing the protein MILSGRFSRRRKVLLAVVILVLAWVGYAWHAGIAITQGVEQRDMDWNGDGQVSRGEIAQAFYAVGVTRTQDGPRQCSTFYWRDSGVQIRVDCRTTFKAAPAEKK; encoded by the coding sequence ATGATCCTCAGCGGCCGCTTCAGCCGCCGGCGCAAGGTGCTGCTGGCGGTGGTGATCCTGGTGCTGGCCTGGGTCGGCTACGCCTGGCATGCCGGCATCGCCATCACCCAGGGCGTCGAGCAGCGCGACATGGACTGGAACGGCGATGGCCAGGTCAGCCGCGGCGAGATCGCGCAGGCGTTCTACGCGGTGGGCGTGACCCGTACCCAGGACGGCCCGCGCCAGTGCAGCACCTTCTACTGGCGCGACAGCGGCGTGCAGATCCGCGTGGATTGCCGCACCACCTTCAAGGCCGCGCCGGCGGAGAAGAAGTAA
- a CDS encoding DUF3108 domain-containing protein: MTRIARPLSALAAALLAMASLPALALEPFKADYQASYMGMQANGLMTLASEGANRWRYSLSIKNQVADLSQSTVFEEKGGQLRPLSSDDRSLFLIKKKAVTANYDWGTSQATWAGDVKPDRRGPVKLQPGDMDALLINLAIARDVNAGKTPSYRMVDEGRAKPMTYKVAGKEAITVNGKTEQATKVSRSDGSKEIIAWVVPDMPVPVRILQRENGQDALDLTIKTLR; this comes from the coding sequence ATGACACGCATCGCCCGCCCGCTGTCCGCCCTGGCCGCCGCCCTGCTGGCCATGGCCAGCCTGCCCGCCCTGGCGCTGGAGCCGTTCAAGGCGGACTACCAGGCCAGCTACATGGGCATGCAGGCCAACGGCCTGATGACCCTGGCCAGCGAAGGCGCCAACCGCTGGCGCTACAGCCTGTCGATCAAGAACCAGGTCGCCGACCTGAGCCAGAGCACCGTGTTCGAGGAAAAGGGCGGGCAACTGCGCCCGCTCAGCAGCGACGACCGCTCGCTGTTCCTGATCAAGAAGAAGGCGGTGACCGCCAACTACGACTGGGGCACCTCGCAGGCGACCTGGGCCGGCGACGTCAAGCCCGACCGCCGCGGCCCGGTGAAGCTGCAGCCCGGCGACATGGACGCGCTGCTGATCAACCTGGCGATCGCGCGCGACGTCAACGCCGGCAAGACCCCCAGCTACCGCATGGTCGACGAAGGCCGCGCCAAGCCGATGACCTACAAGGTGGCCGGCAAGGAAGCCATCACCGTCAACGGCAAGACCGAGCAGGCGACCAAGGTCAGCCGCAGCGATGGCTCCAAGGAGATCATCGCCTGGGTGGTGCCGGACATGCCGGTGCCGGTGCGCATCCTGCAGCGCGAGAACGGCCAGGACGCGCTGGACCTGACCATCAAGACGCTGCGCTGA
- a CDS encoding DUF3108 domain-containing protein, whose amino-acid sequence MKLLPRQFAVLAVASLGLLAPAVGVLAQAPPPAPSAPAPAPAQAAPATAAAPGAPAAAAPGLPAEAWTPPPLQPFVATYQALYKGKQAGDARMEVSHTGGDQWRVDLGVQGRSGFASILGLNIEQSTVFRTQDGRYVPQSQSTVKKAVFFGKKVTGVYDWGQGVARWDGDLKKDRQQPIPLQPGDQSALLINLSIMRDAQPGKTMSYRFVDVGRVREHVYHAAEQTETVQVGDISYDALRVSRTNGGKNETILWIANGVPTPVRILQREDGEDRIDLRLTEYQGV is encoded by the coding sequence ATGAAGCTCCTTCCGCGTCAGTTCGCTGTTCTCGCCGTGGCCAGCCTCGGCCTGCTGGCGCCAGCCGTCGGCGTGCTCGCGCAGGCGCCGCCGCCTGCGCCATCCGCGCCGGCACCGGCGCCGGCCCAGGCCGCACCGGCCACGGCCGCCGCACCCGGCGCGCCTGCCGCGGCGGCGCCGGGCCTGCCGGCCGAAGCCTGGACGCCGCCGCCGCTGCAGCCGTTCGTGGCCACCTACCAGGCGCTGTACAAGGGCAAGCAGGCCGGCGACGCGCGCATGGAAGTCAGCCATACCGGCGGCGACCAGTGGCGCGTGGACCTGGGCGTGCAGGGCCGCAGCGGCTTCGCCAGCATCCTCGGCCTGAACATCGAGCAGAGCACGGTGTTCCGCACCCAGGACGGGCGCTACGTGCCGCAGAGCCAGAGCACGGTGAAGAAGGCGGTGTTCTTCGGCAAGAAGGTCACCGGCGTGTACGACTGGGGCCAGGGCGTGGCGCGCTGGGACGGCGACCTGAAGAAGGACCGCCAGCAGCCGATCCCGCTGCAGCCCGGCGACCAGAGCGCACTGCTGATCAACCTGTCGATCATGCGCGACGCGCAGCCGGGCAAGACCATGAGCTACCGCTTCGTCGACGTCGGCCGGGTGCGCGAACACGTCTACCACGCCGCCGAGCAGACCGAGACGGTGCAGGTCGGCGACATCAGCTACGACGCGCTGCGCGTGTCGCGCACCAATGGCGGCAAGAATGAGACCATTCTGTGGATCGCCAACGGCGTGCCGACGCCGGTGCGCATCCTGCAGCGCGAAGACGGCGAAGACCGCATCGACCTGCGCCTGACCGAATACCAAGGAGTCTGA
- the purN gene encoding phosphoribosylglycinamide formyltransferase has protein sequence MTIRLAVLVSGRGSNLQALLDAIAAGALDAQVAGVFSDRAQAPALAKVAPAQRWSAAPGRFPDRAAFDQALGDAVAAVQPDWIVCAGYMRILGAGFVQRFAGRLLNIHPSLLPKYRGLHTHAQALAAGDAEHGASVHFVVPELDAGAVVAQVRVPVQPGDRPEDLAQRLLPREHQLLCAALQLAASGRLAERDGRVWLDGQCRFSPLRLDCQGMLIP, from the coding sequence ATGACGATCCGTCTTGCGGTGCTGGTCTCCGGCCGCGGCTCCAACCTGCAGGCGCTGCTCGACGCGATCGCCGCCGGCGCGCTGGACGCGCAGGTGGCGGGCGTGTTCAGCGACCGCGCGCAGGCGCCGGCGCTGGCCAAGGTGGCGCCGGCGCAGCGCTGGTCGGCGGCGCCGGGCCGCTTCCCCGACCGCGCCGCCTTCGATCAGGCGCTGGGCGACGCGGTCGCGGCCGTGCAGCCGGACTGGATCGTCTGCGCCGGCTACATGCGCATCCTCGGCGCCGGCTTCGTGCAGCGCTTCGCCGGCCGCCTGCTCAACATCCACCCGTCGCTGCTGCCCAAGTACCGCGGCCTGCACACGCATGCGCAGGCGCTGGCGGCCGGCGATGCCGAGCATGGCGCCAGCGTGCACTTCGTGGTTCCGGAACTGGATGCCGGCGCGGTGGTCGCGCAGGTGCGGGTGCCGGTGCAGCCCGGCGACCGCCCGGAGGACCTGGCGCAACGCCTGTTGCCGCGCGAGCACCAGCTGCTGTGCGCGGCGCTGCAGCTGGCCGCGTCCGGGCGCCTGGCTGAACGGGATGGCAGGGTCTGGCTCGACGGTCAGTGCCGGTTTAGTCCGCTGCGCCTAGATTGCCAGGGCATGCTGATTCCCTGA
- a CDS encoding DUF2238 domain-containing protein, producing the protein MAAAKRAWLALTLAVFAASWVHPLWPAEQAMHSSLAVLGIAWLVWHDRRWPLRSAHFAAICLFIGVHNIAAHWLYSNVPYDQWLRTLSGGWSPNAAFGWQRNHTDRLIHLLFGLCFAPALRDYARQRWPALSPRQAFTLATMAIMCASLLYEWLEWLIALLLSPEQAESYNGQQGDPWDAHMDMLLATLGCASAWPWRRAGRLPPSPH; encoded by the coding sequence ATGGCGGCGGCCAAGCGCGCCTGGCTGGCGCTGACCCTGGCGGTGTTCGCCGCCAGCTGGGTGCATCCGTTGTGGCCGGCGGAACAGGCGATGCACAGCTCGCTGGCGGTGCTGGGCATCGCCTGGCTGGTCTGGCACGACCGCCGCTGGCCGCTGCGCAGCGCGCACTTCGCCGCGATCTGCCTGTTCATCGGCGTGCACAACATCGCCGCGCACTGGCTGTATTCCAACGTGCCCTACGACCAGTGGCTGCGCACGCTGAGCGGCGGCTGGTCGCCGAACGCCGCGTTCGGCTGGCAGCGCAACCACACCGACCGGCTGATCCACCTGCTGTTCGGGCTGTGCTTCGCGCCGGCGCTGCGCGACTACGCGCGGCAGCGCTGGCCGGCGCTGTCGCCGCGCCAGGCGTTCACGCTGGCGACGATGGCGATCATGTGCGCCAGCCTGCTCTACGAATGGCTGGAATGGCTGATCGCGCTGCTGCTGTCGCCCGAGCAGGCCGAGTCCTACAACGGCCAGCAGGGCGACCCGTGGGACGCGCACATGGACATGCTGCTGGCCACGCTGGGCTGCGCCAGCGCCTGGCCGTGGCGGCGCGCCGGGCGTCTGCCCCCTTCCCCGCACTAG
- the purM gene encoding phosphoribosylformylglycinamidine cyclo-ligase has translation MTYRDAGVDIDAGNAVVERIKPLVKRSFRPEVMGGLGGFGALFDLSGKYREPVLVSGTDGVGTKLKLAQQLGRHDSIGIDLVGMCVNDVLVQGAEPLFFLDYFATGKLDVETTVAVVGGIARGCELAGCALIGGETAEMPDMYPPGEYDLAGFTVGAVEKSQLLDGAKVRQGDVLIGIASSGPHSNGYSLVRRIYDRAGRPAELQVGGISLADALMAPTALYVKPILSLLRGEHADGIHAMAHITGGGLTENIIRVIPDGLGLDIRASAWTLPPVFEWLQREGAVADSEMWRTFNCGIGFVLVAASDQVAALERSLDTLGLAHWQIGAVVAAGAGERVHIG, from the coding sequence TTGACCTACCGCGACGCCGGCGTCGACATCGATGCCGGCAATGCCGTCGTCGAACGCATCAAACCCCTGGTCAAGCGCAGTTTCCGCCCCGAGGTGATGGGCGGGCTGGGCGGTTTCGGCGCGCTGTTCGACCTGTCCGGCAAGTACCGCGAACCGGTGCTGGTGTCCGGCACCGACGGCGTCGGCACCAAGCTGAAGCTGGCGCAACAGCTGGGCCGCCACGACAGCATCGGCATCGATCTGGTCGGCATGTGCGTCAACGACGTGCTGGTGCAGGGTGCCGAGCCGCTGTTCTTCCTGGACTACTTCGCCACCGGCAAGCTGGACGTGGAGACCACCGTGGCGGTGGTCGGCGGCATCGCCCGCGGCTGCGAACTGGCCGGCTGCGCGCTGATCGGCGGCGAGACCGCGGAAATGCCCGACATGTACCCGCCGGGCGAGTACGACCTGGCCGGCTTCACCGTCGGCGCGGTGGAGAAGTCGCAGCTGCTCGACGGCGCCAAGGTGCGCCAGGGCGACGTGCTGATCGGCATCGCCTCCTCCGGCCCGCACTCCAACGGCTATTCGCTGGTCCGCCGCATCTACGACCGCGCCGGGCGCCCGGCCGAGCTGCAGGTCGGCGGCATCTCCCTGGCCGACGCGCTGATGGCGCCGACCGCGCTGTACGTCAAGCCGATCCTGTCGCTGCTGCGCGGTGAGCACGCCGACGGCATCCACGCGATGGCGCACATCACCGGCGGCGGCCTGACCGAGAACATCATCCGCGTGATCCCTGACGGCCTGGGCCTGGACATCCGCGCCAGCGCCTGGACCCTGCCGCCGGTGTTCGAGTGGCTGCAGCGCGAAGGCGCGGTCGCCGACAGCGAGATGTGGCGCACCTTCAACTGCGGCATCGGCTTCGTGCTGGTGGCCGCGTCCGACCAGGTCGCCGCGCTGGAGCGCAGCCTGGACACGCTGGGCCTGGCGCATTGGCAGATCGGCGCAGTGGTGGCGGCCGGCGCCGGCGAACGCGTGCACATCGGCTGA
- a CDS encoding DUF2066 domain-containing protein, whose protein sequence is MEPSMRRSLALLLSFALCLPAAAALAQAGLRTEGDVAGAQSPYDAEVPVNSQSEADRNGAVARALGVVLGKISGDRAVMSRPGVTQALRNAKNFVDSYDYRQDQGTSPSGAPTFRTTLVARFRQSDVDGLAAALGLPLWPQPRPKPVLWLAIDDGSGPRLVGVQQSNAARSVLDRAIERGYRLGLPTGSAAEQALVGAIWRQDTAAVASASSRYSPPMQLIGKLYRGKSGGWTADWVFVDSGKTLSSWSVSDADARRAMAGGADGAADALVKRYAKAASTGPAGVYRVLISGISSADDYLRVSAALQNTSVVRRIVPIQASGDRLELDLDLLSGVSGLNRMLGADSPLQPVTVPTEGGPIILNTERTEYRLK, encoded by the coding sequence ATGGAACCTTCGATGCGCCGCAGCCTTGCCTTACTCCTGTCTTTCGCGCTGTGCCTGCCTGCCGCGGCCGCCCTGGCCCAGGCCGGTCTGCGCACCGAAGGCGACGTCGCCGGCGCGCAGAGCCCCTACGATGCCGAGGTGCCGGTCAACAGCCAGAGCGAGGCCGACCGCAACGGCGCGGTGGCGCGCGCGCTGGGCGTGGTGCTGGGCAAGATCTCCGGCGACCGCGCGGTGATGTCGCGCCCCGGGGTGACCCAGGCGCTGCGCAACGCCAAGAACTTCGTCGACAGCTACGACTACCGGCAGGACCAGGGCACCTCGCCGAGCGGCGCGCCGACCTTCCGTACCACCCTGGTCGCGCGCTTCCGCCAGAGCGACGTGGACGGCCTGGCCGCGGCGCTGGGCCTGCCGCTGTGGCCGCAGCCGCGGCCCAAGCCGGTGCTGTGGCTGGCGATCGACGACGGCAGCGGCCCGCGCCTGGTCGGCGTGCAGCAGTCCAATGCCGCGCGCAGCGTGCTGGACCGGGCGATCGAGCGCGGCTACCGGCTCGGCTTGCCCACCGGCAGTGCCGCCGAACAGGCGCTGGTCGGCGCGATCTGGCGCCAGGACACCGCCGCGGTCGCCAGCGCCTCGTCGCGCTACAGCCCGCCGATGCAGCTGATCGGCAAGCTGTACCGCGGCAAGTCCGGCGGCTGGACCGCCGACTGGGTGTTCGTCGACAGCGGCAAGACGCTGTCCAGCTGGTCGGTCAGCGACGCCGACGCGCGCCGGGCCATGGCCGGTGGCGCCGACGGCGCCGCCGACGCGCTGGTCAAGCGCTACGCCAAGGCCGCCAGCACCGGCCCGGCCGGCGTCTACCGGGTCCTGATCAGCGGCATCAGCAGCGCCGACGACTACCTGCGCGTGTCCGCGGCGCTGCAGAACACCTCGGTGGTGCGGCGCATCGTGCCGATCCAGGCCAGCGGCGACCGCCTGGAACTGGACCTGGACCTGCTCAGCGGCGTGTCCGGGCTGAACCGCATGCTCGGCGCCGACAGTCCGTTGCAGCCGGTGACGGTGCCGACCGAGGGCGGTCCGATCATTCTCAATACCGAGCGCACGGAGTACCGGCTCAAATGA
- a CDS encoding AI-2E family transporter, with amino-acid sequence MTLSPEAEIAQFLRRLKWAAVILGVLWVVALLAPILTPFVLALLLGWLGDPLVDRLERAGRSRNMAVSLVFVLMLLLLVLALLILVPMLERQIVTFINVLPQARDWFTGTAIPWAEQKTGLQLMAWLDPERLIEWIRGHWQQAGGVAATFFGYLSRSGFAMVTWVVNLVLLPILTFYFLRDWDILVERVAATIPRNHVATVGRLARESNDVLGAFIRGQFLVMLALGVIYAGGLSLVGLNLGLLIGIIAGLISFIPYLGATTGILLAVLAALVQAKGFDLQLLILVGVVFTVGQLLESYVLTPRIVGDKIGLHPVAVIFAVMAGGQLFGFLGMLLALPVAAVANVLLHYLHEQYRQSELYAGDKSAILLDGSAERAPLIELPPRSPDQP; translated from the coding sequence ATGACGCTGTCCCCCGAAGCGGAAATCGCGCAGTTCCTGCGCCGCCTGAAATGGGCCGCGGTGATCCTGGGCGTGCTGTGGGTGGTGGCGCTGCTGGCGCCGATCCTGACCCCGTTCGTGCTGGCGCTGCTGCTGGGCTGGCTCGGCGACCCGCTGGTCGACCGCCTGGAGCGCGCCGGCCGTTCGCGCAACATGGCGGTGAGCCTGGTGTTCGTGCTGATGCTGCTGTTGCTGGTGCTGGCGCTGCTGATCCTGGTGCCGATGCTGGAACGGCAGATCGTCACCTTCATCAACGTGCTGCCGCAGGCGCGCGACTGGTTCACCGGCACCGCGATCCCGTGGGCCGAGCAGAAGACCGGGCTGCAGCTGATGGCCTGGCTGGATCCGGAGCGGCTGATCGAGTGGATCCGCGGCCACTGGCAGCAGGCCGGCGGCGTCGCCGCGACCTTCTTCGGCTACCTGTCGCGCTCGGGCTTCGCGATGGTCACCTGGGTGGTGAACCTGGTGCTGCTGCCGATCCTGACCTTCTACTTCCTGCGCGACTGGGACATCCTGGTCGAGCGCGTGGCTGCGACCATCCCGCGCAACCACGTCGCCACCGTCGGCCGCCTGGCGCGGGAGTCCAACGACGTGCTGGGCGCGTTCATCCGCGGCCAGTTCCTGGTGATGCTGGCGCTGGGCGTGATCTACGCCGGCGGGCTGAGCCTGGTCGGACTCAACCTGGGCCTGTTGATCGGCATCATCGCCGGCCTGATCAGCTTCATCCCGTACCTGGGCGCGACCACCGGCATCCTGCTCGCGGTGCTGGCCGCGCTGGTCCAGGCCAAGGGCTTCGACCTGCAGCTGCTGATCCTGGTCGGCGTGGTGTTCACCGTCGGCCAGCTGCTGGAGAGCTACGTGCTGACCCCGCGCATCGTCGGCGACAAGATCGGCCTGCACCCGGTGGCGGTGATCTTCGCGGTGATGGCCGGCGGCCAGCTGTTCGGTTTCCTCGGCATGCTGCTGGCGCTGCCGGTGGCGGCGGTGGCCAACGTGCTGCTGCACTACCTGCACGAGCAGTACCGGCAGAGCGAGCTGTACGCCGGCGACAAGTCGGCGATCCTGCTCGATGGCAGCGCCGAGCGCGCGCCGTTGATCGAACTGCCGCCGCGTAGCCCCGACCAGCCGTGA
- the hda gene encoding DnaA regulatory inactivator Hda, with amino-acid sequence MSVPQLPLALRYPPEQRFDRYVGAPAGLLAQLQAVADGRDLDWIYLSGPAGTGKTHLALALCAAAEQAGRSAAYLPLQAAAGRLRDALEALEGRDLVALDGLEAIAGQREDEVALFDFHNRARSAGGTLLYTAQAMPDGLALCLPDLRSRLAQCTRIALSPLDDAGRAAVLRERAQRRGLVLEDAAIDWLLTHAGRDLAGLVALLERLDRESLAAQRRVTVPFLRRLGMGSGESGMGSGESGMGKS; translated from the coding sequence GTGAGCGTGCCGCAGCTGCCGCTGGCGTTGCGCTATCCGCCGGAGCAGCGCTTCGACCGCTATGTCGGCGCGCCGGCGGGGCTGCTGGCGCAATTGCAGGCCGTCGCCGACGGCCGCGACCTGGACTGGATCTACCTGTCCGGCCCCGCCGGCACCGGCAAGACCCACCTGGCGCTGGCGCTGTGCGCGGCGGCCGAGCAGGCCGGGCGCAGCGCCGCCTACCTGCCGCTGCAGGCCGCGGCGGGGCGCCTGCGCGACGCGCTGGAAGCGCTGGAAGGGCGCGACCTGGTCGCGCTGGACGGACTGGAGGCGATCGCCGGCCAGCGCGAGGACGAAGTGGCGCTGTTCGATTTCCACAATCGTGCGCGCAGCGCCGGGGGCACCCTGCTGTACACCGCGCAGGCGATGCCCGACGGCCTGGCGCTGTGCCTGCCCGACCTGCGCTCGCGGCTGGCGCAGTGCACGCGCATCGCGCTGTCGCCGCTGGACGACGCCGGCCGCGCCGCGGTGCTGCGCGAGCGCGCGCAGCGGCGCGGCCTGGTGCTCGAGGATGCGGCGATCGACTGGCTGCTGACCCATGCCGGCCGCGACCTGGCCGGCCTGGTCGCGCTGCTGGAACGGCTGGACCGCGAATCGCTGGCGGCGCAGCGGCGGGTCACGGTGCCGTTCTTGCGCAGGCTGGGAATGGGGAGTGGGGAATCGGGAATGGGGAGTGGGGAATCGGGAATGGGGAAAAGCTGA